The DNA region TTGAATTTTATCATCGCTTCCTGCTTTTGGATAGGTCCAAGTTCAGTCTGAATTTTCTGAAGATGAGCTATTGTCAGTTGTTATAATGAAGGTATCCTCGTCATAGTTACTATTTGATGTATCTTCTGGGTTTTaacacttatttatttattcttgttGATGAGTTTAAAAACTTATCTAATGTTAATATTAGAATGTAATTTAGGTGTTCTCTTATTAGACTGGACCTCCTTATTTTTAAACATTCTTAGTTATTATCATGTGTGCATTTGGCATACTTCCTGATGGAACAATACCGATGAGGCTAATTAATATTCCCTCAATATCAttgtataatatatattgatgaaaTTGCAGCCATAGTATTATGGGAGAGACTTAATCCTATGTTGATTTTAGCGTTGAAAACTTCCATCTTAAGTAGCTTCAAAATGGCCAAAAAGTAGCCTGGTTGTTTTGAAGAGCTATTTTAATTGACGGAACTATAAAACATGGATGGGAAAGGAAATAGATACTTTTTCCCCATATTTTAGAAAACGcttctaaaaattatttaacaatataAAAGAAATTTGAGGAATTACTTGTATAGAGAAAATTGTTTTTATATTGTTGATGTTTAATTCTCTTGTGATCAGAATGGTAGGAAAGTTGTCTGTGGATCACAGACTGGAGTCCTGCTCTTGTATTCATGGGGATGCTTCAAGGATTGCAGGTATTGGATTTTAGAATAAAGAAAATCACAACCGGTTATGTTAGGAAATTTGTTTATGACAGATATTAATTGATTGGTTATTATATTTCTCATGACTTTTAGATTCTTTGTCTTATTGATGCTCTTGCTTAATGGCTCCAATTCACAGtgaccgatttgttgatctatCACCAAACTCTATTGATACTATGTTGAAGGTAAGTAGATTTGGACTATTTCAGCATCACTTTCTACCATGTTGACCTCGTGTAATAAAGTTTTGAATAATTCCTTTATAATCTCAGCTTGATGAAGATAGGATTATTACTGGATCAGAGAATGGGATTATCAAGTGAGACTTTACAATatgaaaattatatttcaatttcttgtttcttTAGTACTCCATTCCAAGTATATATATGTTCTTTGTTCAGCCTGGTTGGGATATTACCTAACAGAATCCTCCAGCCGATTGCAGAGCACTCAGAATATCCTGTCGAGTGTCTAGGTAATATGTGGTCTCTTTCTCTTCTGTCACCATTTCAGCATGCTTACTATTTTGCCCTTTTCTccgtctttcttttcttgctcctAGCTGCAAGTCTGATCCATGGTGTTGTTTCTGTTTTTACCCTCATTTTCCCTGCAGCATTCTCTCATGATAGAAAATTTCTTGGCAGTATTGCTCATGATCAAATGTTAAAGGTACTTAATTTCCTTAATTCTTCCCCCTCCAATATTAATAGTAATTTCTTGCTCGACTTTAATTGTTTGCTCATTCACGCTAGCCGCTAAGAATGTCTGGTTAAGTTagaattttagtatatttaaggAATTTCCTCTTCAGTCCTCATCATGAATAGGCAAATATTTGGTAACATTTACTTCAATTTGGAAAAATATGTTCCATTCAGAAACAGacaaatgatgagatctttttTCAGCTTAAGGAGTAAGGCAAAGAAATTTATGCCTACAATGACATGGTATATAGCTTAAGAGTAATGCTACGTGTACatcaaaatcagccaccaaagtcggccaccagtataaaatacacgctggaatacaaatacacattgaaaataaattaaatcacatatatatatttatacacaaatacattggtggctgattttagtggctgattttggtgtacgaaTATCATTTTTGATAGCTTAATGACCTTTTGGTTTGAGTGTGGAGCTATCTAGCTGCAAACATTGTCAGCAGATTCCTCCTTAATTGGTCTTCTAGTCCTTCATTATAATAGTGTGAAAACTAGTTGTGTATACGTGTATGTTCTGCGGTTTGTATAGAGTATACAGATGAGTTTAGCATCTTAACTTTCATAAATTTCTTTTCCGCAGCTATGGGACTTGGATAATATTTTACAAGGTTCAGGAAATTTGCAAAGAAACCGTGATGGAGCTAGAgacagtgatgatgatgatgatgatgatgagatggATGTTGATACTGATTCTTCCAAGTTTAACAAgggtatattttaataaattcaaaTGATATGAAAATTTTCTATATTATACATCATATACTTCATTTTATGTTGCTACCATTGCAGGGACCAAGACCAAGAGGAAGCTTGGTAATAATGAACATGCCTTAGGCAGTTCAAACGATTTCTTTGCAGATTTATAGGAAATTATTCATTATTCAAATGTGAGAACTTGCTTAATCTTGTTTAATGAAAATGGCTTTCTTGGGTGCATTTTGCAtcgttataattttgtttttatttttctttattacatTGTATCATTGTTAATTTAACAAGCAGTGAATGGTGTTATATGTGTTATTCTTCGGTATTGTTAATTTTTCCTCAACATTTTAATAAGTGTTTTGTCAAAGCTTGGATACTCTTCGAATTATGGTCTTAACTAAATTTAGAGCAAGTTCAGTATGAAACATTCATTTTGAGCCAAGTAATCTTTCAATTGGAGGGGTTTTTTTTGTGTgactgaaataaactaaaaaaaaaacaaaacaaacaaaataaatgaaCTACTTAAATAGAAGGACAATCTCgtttaaaattattcttaaactCTTCCCAAAATGAAGGAAGTTTTACGTGAGAAAGTTGTAATTTCATTGTCATTTTTGTTATAATATTTGTCACCGTGTTTGCATTTTTCATAATCAAACGGATGTCAATACGTCAATTCTAATGCATGATATCTTTTATTTTGAGCGTTAATGGATCAATAAACTCAAAActatcttgagtaacaagattaaatgttTCTACACAATCCGTCttacaaataacatctcgttgacctaCATCCCAAGTTAAGAGATATTCTtttcaaatagcaaacaattcttcTTGACTATTACTCTccatcattcccaaacaccctcTTTGCCAACTCTCATtataatctctaataatacaaGTAAAACTAACattatcacccgaaccaaaataaccaGCATCACAATTAATAAATCTCTCATTATACGTtgtaatgccagacaaatcacttttttcggAGACCAAATTTTATGAGGATTAAAGATGCATTATTCCTTACTCGTCATATCCATCAAAGTTCcaaaaagaacttgaacggatgttctctgctatgatacaagaaccagttcttcaaatccaaaggatgacaagaaatatccaacttATGCCAAACATGAAAGAATAGTAAACAATTTTTTACTGACTAAAATATTGGattaaaaaatttgtaatatcaTTTTCTTTAGACAGTTAACGGTTCGAACTGCCCTATCTATCAGATGCGATGTTTTTTAGCCCGTTGACATGACCCAAAACAATGTttgtaattatgaaaaattaattatttagatCTTCTCCGTTTTGGATAAGTGCACTTtatgaattttcaatttttatctacttataattatgataaaatttgtaagaaaatatctattaatatataataatttactaGTAAATGTTTCATTACACCACAAGTGTCTCATAAGCTAAATGgaatctctctattttttttaacatttaagagaataaagtgtgatctcttacttttaattctataagtgggacaaaaaataaataagagagagcATAATAAAGAATGAGATTAAACATTGAAcaccattcaattttttttttctgggaGGATCCACTCCCCTAATTGGAGCGTGATTCCTCAATTTTGAATTGGTATTTGGCTCGATCCTTCTTACTCGCTCACTCTCGATTTCTTTGTGTGCTCAAATTTTAATGTTGGAGGCAAAACATATTTTGTATGGAACTATGGATGCCTTTCTGAGATAAGCATTTTGCGCCTTCAGCAGTTTCACAAGAGAAAATGAGACAACACGTTTAAAAGTGTCTTATGTTGCTTCTAAGGTAGCCAGATTGCTTTTGAGGTGGTTTATTCATTCAAGCTTAGCTTTTAAAGTTGTATACTTTAGTATTTAGATTTTAATCATTTTATCAAGTTCAGAAGCAATCGAATTTGCTTATATTACTTAAAGAAAAATTCCTTGGTACATTTCACACTTGAATAAATATCAGATGAcacattaattatattattaaatttgagtTTGTTAATAATTAAAATCCATTATGAAATATCATGGAGCGAACAACATCGTACTAAATGTAAGGTCTACTAATAGACGAATTTTCCCTATTACTATCGTCATCAGGGTTCTTATCGTTCGGCTTAGAAAAATTCAAAGTAAGTTTTGGTCCATCCTCATCCTTCTCACTCCCTGAATTAGATAAGTGGTCATTAGCCACTGGTGGAGCACCCTTCTTCATAGGTGCTGGTGGTTTGCAGGGGCAGGGGGAGAGTACGAACGAACATGTGCCTGTGGGAACAATCAAATgtggattattattattagagaataACTGAATAAGTATTCTTTCGGTCTCTATGATTTAGggtaaaataaaattatccttaatatatattttttatttaaaatcatcctGAAAATTACAACTATCTTTAAAATGATCATTTTATTAAATCACCTTATCCCCTCCATTATGAAATCACCTTTATCCTCTATCAATCCACCCTCTCTACCAATGACCACAAATCTCTAGAGAAGAAGTTTGAAGAGAGGAAGCCATAGGGAGGATAGTCAGGTCGTAGTTGGGTTTGTAATACTCTAATATTTAAATCCTCATATTCAAGTTATAAGTTAATGATAATAAAGTGGCACAACTCTTAAGGTGAATTTAtagtacatatatatatttaattgaatGGAATTATTAAACGAGAAAATTGAAAAGGAGTAAAATAAAATCACGAATTAGGAACACTCACATATCGACGATGGAACCGAAGATAAGACACATTCAAAAAGCGATATAAAATAAAGCATTAAGAAAGAACAGAATAAAGACGGGACATGTATATATAAGcataagtaaatagctactagtcACAACTTACGAAATTTAGGCCGGTTAGGATTATAGAAATAAAATCAGTTTGACAACAGTGTTTCCTATCTCTCCCAAAATATACATCAAGGCCTCTATAGGCAATttcccaaaataaataaatacatac from Arachis hypogaea cultivar Tifrunner chromosome 10, arahy.Tifrunner.gnm2.J5K5, whole genome shotgun sequence includes:
- the LOC112714979 gene encoding WD repeat-containing protein 55 isoform X2, whose product is MAMEINLGKLAFDIDFHPSDNLVAAGLITGHLHLYRFSVDSEPVRLLEVNAHSESCRAARFINGGRAVLTGSPDCSILATDVETGATIARLDNAHEAAVNRLINLTESTVASGDDDGCIKVWDTRERSCCNTFDVHEDYISDMTFASDAMKLLATSGDGTLSVCNLRRNKVQVQSEFSEDELLSVVIMKNGRKVVCGSQTGVLLLYSWGCFKDCSDRFVDLSPNSIDTMLKLDEDRIITGSENGIINLVGILPNRILQPIAEHSEYPVECLAFSHDRKFLGSIAHDQMLKLWDLDNILQGSGNLQRNRDGARDSDDDDDDDEMDVDTDSSKFNKGTKTKRKLGNNEHALGSSNDFFADL